The Punica granatum isolate Tunisia-2019 chromosome 4, ASM765513v2, whole genome shotgun sequence genome has a window encoding:
- the LOC116204198 gene encoding uncharacterized protein LOC116204198 — MIGHVETLGQLGFPLGQELATDLVLQWLPSSYTQFIMNYNMSEHNKPLGELLNMLRTAEQDISKGKLVLMVQGTKKKGKGKNKDKKAKGASKYDSGALKPKAKVAKDDYCFHCGNTGHWKRNCKIYLEELRKKKGRPKEQ; from the exons ATGATTGGGCACGTGGAGACTCTGGGACAACTaggatttcctctgggtcaagagttggccacagatttagttcTGCAGTGGCTGCCTAGCAGTTATACTCAGTTCATCATGAATTATAATATGAGCGAGCATAACAAACCATTGGGTGAACTGCTCAACATGTTGAGAACTGCGGAGCAGGATATCAGCAAGGGAAAGCTAGTTCTGatggtccaggggaccaagaaaaagggcaagggcaagaacaaGGACAAGAAGGCTAAGGGcgcatccaagtatgactcGGGTGCATTGAAGCCCAAAGCCAAGGTGGCAAAGGATGACTACTGCTTCCactgtggcaacactggacattggaagcggaattgcaaGATATACCTGGAGGagttgaggaagaagaagggaa gacctaaggAACAatag